A part of Sinorhizobium chiapasense genomic DNA contains:
- the dprA gene encoding DNA-processing protein DprA: MTLNVSGERTGIALTERQRIAWLRLIRSDNVGPATFRDLINHFGTAEAALDALPDLSRRGGSDRAFRIATAADAERELEAAHRFGAVFVGIGEPDYPQALREIDGAPPLLAMKGNARAATRPSLGIVGSRNASVSGAKFAAMIARDAGAAGYVITSGLARGIDTAAHRASLRTGTIAALAGGLDQPYPPENIGLLDEITSGKGLAISEMPFGWEPRARDFPRRNRLIAGVSLGVTVVEAANRSGSLITARYAADFGRLVFAVPGSPLDPRCHGTNDLLKQGATVTTSSADVLEALAPLTRHDLLTRLDIKEPTVETTRTAPATPDDSERDRIIEALGPTPVEIDDIIRHTAISASQVHLVLLELDLAGQLCRHGANLVSLVPKD, encoded by the coding sequence ATGACATTGAACGTCAGCGGCGAACGAACAGGAATCGCGCTGACGGAACGGCAGAGAATCGCCTGGCTGCGGCTGATTCGCAGCGACAATGTCGGTCCCGCCACCTTCCGGGACCTGATCAATCACTTCGGCACGGCAGAGGCGGCACTTGACGCGTTGCCCGACCTTTCCCGGCGGGGTGGCTCGGATCGCGCATTTCGCATAGCGACCGCGGCAGATGCGGAACGCGAACTCGAGGCGGCGCACCGATTTGGTGCCGTTTTCGTCGGGATCGGCGAGCCGGACTATCCGCAGGCATTGAGAGAGATCGACGGCGCTCCGCCGCTGCTTGCCATGAAGGGCAACGCCCGGGCAGCGACGCGGCCCTCCCTCGGTATTGTCGGTTCGCGCAATGCGTCCGTGAGTGGAGCGAAGTTCGCGGCCATGATCGCGCGCGATGCGGGGGCGGCAGGCTATGTCATCACCTCGGGGCTTGCCCGCGGCATCGACACGGCCGCGCATCGCGCAAGTCTCCGGACCGGCACGATCGCTGCGCTCGCCGGCGGCCTCGACCAGCCCTATCCGCCGGAGAATATCGGGCTGTTGGACGAGATCACATCCGGCAAAGGACTGGCGATCAGTGAAATGCCCTTCGGCTGGGAACCCCGTGCGCGCGATTTTCCGCGGAGAAACCGGCTTATCGCTGGCGTCAGCCTTGGCGTTACCGTCGTCGAGGCGGCCAATCGGTCGGGCTCGCTGATCACCGCACGCTATGCCGCCGACTTCGGCAGGCTGGTCTTCGCCGTTCCCGGATCGCCACTCGATCCGCGCTGCCACGGCACGAACGATCTCTTGAAACAGGGCGCGACCGTTACGACGTCCTCTGCCGACGTTCTGGAGGCGCTGGCGCCGCTCACGCGACACGACCTCCTGACGCGCCTGGACATCAAGGAGCCGACGGTCGAGACCACACGCACCGCTCCCGCGACACCGGACGACAGCGAGCGTGACCGCATCATCGAAGCGCTCGGGCCGACGCCGGTCGAAATCGACGATATCATCCGCCACACCGCGATCTCGGCCTCGCAGGTCCACCTCGTGCTTCTGGAACTGGATCTCGCGGGCCAACTCTGCCGGCATGGGGCAAACCTGGTGTCTCTCGTCCCCAAAGATTGA
- a CDS encoding DUF983 domain-containing protein encodes MKTAATEELRLGGMKDEDRPVMRSIKRGLIGRCPACGDARLFRAFIKSVDACAACGERMDHHRADDFPPYIVVTIVGHAVLAGYMMTDLVLPLSTWQHLAIWAPVTLASSVALLQPVKGAVIGLQWALKMHGFGGKEDAPEDVLPPRDASA; translated from the coding sequence ATGAAGACAGCGGCCACCGAGGAGCTCCGTCTTGGCGGAATGAAGGACGAAGACCGTCCCGTCATGCGCTCGATCAAGCGCGGCCTGATCGGCCGCTGCCCCGCCTGTGGCGATGCGCGCCTTTTCCGGGCCTTCATCAAGTCTGTCGATGCCTGTGCTGCGTGCGGAGAGCGCATGGATCATCATCGCGCCGACGACTTTCCACCTTATATCGTCGTCACGATCGTCGGCCACGCCGTGCTCGCCGGCTATATGATGACCGACCTCGTGCTCCCGCTTTCGACCTGGCAGCATCTGGCGATCTGGGCACCGGTCACGCTTGCCAGCTCCGTTGCACTGCTGCAGCCGGTCAAGGGTGCCGTCATTGGGCTGCAGTGGGCACTGAAGATGCATGGTTTCGGCGGCAAGGAGGATGCTCCGGAAGACGTCCTCCCGCCGCGAGACGCCTCGGCATGA
- the topA gene encoding type I DNA topoisomerase has protein sequence MNVVVVESPSKAKTINKYLGPGYKVLASFGHVRDLPAKDGSVRPDEDFEMSWEVDGASAKRMKDIADAVKSSDGLILATDPDREGEAISWHVLDLLKKKKVIGDKPVRRVVFNAITKKAVLDAMAEPRDIDISLVDAYLARRALDYLVGFNLSPVLWRKLPGARSAGRVQSVALRLVCDREAEIERFVTEEYWNISALLKTPRGDEFEARLVSSDGKRLQPKAIGNGDEANRLKTLLDGASYVVESVEAKPVKRNPAPPFTTSTLQQAASSKLGFSASRTMQVAQKLYEGVDIGGETVGLITYMRTDGVQMAPEAIDAARRAIGSQFGERYLPEKPRFYSTKAKNAQEAHEAIRPTDFNRSPDQVRRFLDGDMLKLYDLVWKRGIASQMASAEIERTTAEIIADNGGKKAGLRATGSVIRFDGFIAAYTDMKEDGEQADDGDEGGRLPEINARENLAKQKINATQHFTEPPPRYSEATLIKKMEELGIGRPSTYAATVTTLLDRDYVTTDKRKLVPQAKGRLVTAFLESFFTRYVEYDFTASLEEKLDQISAGDLNWKDVLREFWKDFFSQIEDTKELRVTNVLDALNEELAPLVFPKREDGSDPRICQVCGTGKLSLKLGKYGAFVGCSNYPECNYTRQLSSETNGDAEASASNEPLSLGKDPHTGEEITLRSGRFGPYVQRGEGKDAKRSSLPKGWTPASIDHEKAIALLSLPRDIGAHPETGKMISTGLGRYGPFVLHNGTYANLDSIEDVFAIGLNRAVSVLADKQSKGANGSRGRTAAAALKELGEHPDGGAITVRDGRFGPYVNWGKVNATLPKGKDPQSVTVEEALALIAERAAKGGATKGKATKAKSTTAKTTKAASNGATKTAKPKTAAKAKSKTAAKAKKD, from the coding sequence ATGAATGTTGTAGTGGTGGAATCGCCTTCCAAGGCCAAGACGATCAACAAGTACCTGGGCCCCGGCTACAAGGTGCTTGCTTCGTTCGGCCACGTGCGGGACCTGCCGGCCAAGGATGGATCGGTGCGGCCGGACGAAGACTTCGAGATGTCCTGGGAGGTCGACGGCGCTTCGGCGAAACGCATGAAGGACATCGCCGACGCCGTGAAATCGTCGGACGGCCTGATTCTCGCAACCGACCCGGATCGCGAGGGCGAGGCGATCTCCTGGCATGTGCTGGACCTTCTCAAGAAGAAGAAGGTCATCGGCGACAAGCCGGTGAGGCGCGTTGTCTTCAACGCGATCACGAAAAAAGCCGTGCTCGATGCAATGGCCGAGCCTCGCGATATCGATATCTCGCTGGTCGACGCCTACCTCGCCAGACGCGCGCTCGACTATCTCGTCGGGTTCAACCTTTCCCCGGTCCTCTGGCGCAAGTTGCCGGGCGCTCGCTCGGCCGGCCGTGTGCAATCGGTGGCACTGCGTCTCGTCTGCGATCGCGAAGCGGAAATCGAACGTTTCGTCACGGAGGAATACTGGAATATTTCGGCGCTCCTGAAGACGCCGCGCGGCGACGAATTCGAAGCACGTCTCGTCTCGTCCGACGGCAAGCGGCTGCAGCCAAAGGCAATCGGCAATGGCGATGAGGCCAACCGGCTGAAGACCCTTCTCGATGGCGCGAGCTATGTGGTCGAGAGCGTCGAGGCAAAGCCGGTCAAGCGCAATCCGGCGCCGCCCTTCACCACCTCGACGCTGCAGCAGGCGGCTTCCTCCAAGCTCGGCTTCTCGGCCTCCCGCACGATGCAGGTGGCGCAGAAGCTCTACGAGGGCGTCGATATCGGCGGCGAGACCGTCGGTCTCATCACCTATATGCGTACCGACGGCGTACAGATGGCACCCGAGGCGATCGACGCTGCGCGCCGGGCGATCGGCAGCCAGTTCGGCGAGCGGTACCTGCCGGAGAAGCCGCGCTTCTATTCCACCAAGGCGAAAAACGCCCAGGAAGCGCACGAGGCCATCCGCCCGACGGACTTCAACCGCTCACCCGACCAGGTGCGCCGCTTCCTCGACGGCGATATGCTCAAACTCTACGATCTCGTCTGGAAGCGTGGCATTGCGAGCCAGATGGCTTCGGCCGAAATCGAGCGGACGACCGCCGAGATCATCGCCGACAACGGCGGCAAGAAGGCCGGCCTCAGGGCCACCGGTTCGGTGATCCGATTCGACGGCTTCATCGCCGCCTACACCGATATGAAGGAAGATGGCGAGCAGGCCGATGACGGTGACGAGGGCGGCCGCCTGCCAGAGATCAACGCGCGGGAGAACCTCGCCAAGCAGAAGATCAACGCCACCCAGCACTTCACTGAGCCGCCGCCGCGCTACTCGGAAGCGACGCTGATCAAGAAGATGGAAGAACTCGGCATCGGCCGTCCTTCGACCTATGCCGCAACCGTCACGACCCTCCTTGACCGGGACTATGTGACGACCGACAAGCGCAAGCTGGTGCCCCAGGCCAAGGGCCGCCTTGTAACAGCCTTTCTGGAGAGTTTCTTCACGCGCTATGTGGAATATGATTTCACGGCGTCTCTGGAGGAGAAGCTCGATCAGATTTCCGCCGGCGACCTCAATTGGAAGGACGTCCTGCGCGAGTTCTGGAAAGACTTCTTCTCGCAGATCGAAGATACCAAGGAACTGCGCGTCACCAACGTGCTCGATGCCCTCAACGAGGAACTGGCGCCGCTCGTCTTCCCGAAGCGGGAAGACGGCAGTGATCCGCGCATCTGCCAGGTCTGCGGAACAGGAAAACTCTCGCTGAAGCTCGGCAAATACGGTGCGTTCGTCGGCTGCTCCAATTACCCGGAGTGCAACTACACGCGCCAGCTTTCCTCCGAAACCAACGGCGATGCGGAAGCTTCCGCGTCGAACGAGCCTCTGAGCCTCGGCAAGGATCCACATACCGGCGAGGAAATCACGTTGCGCAGCGGCCGCTTCGGCCCTTATGTCCAGCGGGGCGAAGGCAAGGATGCAAAGCGCTCGAGCCTGCCGAAGGGCTGGACGCCGGCATCGATCGACCATGAAAAGGCCATTGCGCTGCTGTCACTGCCGCGCGACATCGGCGCGCATCCGGAAACCGGCAAGATGATCTCCACCGGTCTCGGCCGCTACGGACCCTTCGTGCTACACAACGGCACCTATGCCAACCTGGACTCGATCGAGGATGTCTTCGCGATTGGGCTTAACCGGGCGGTTTCGGTGCTCGCGGACAAGCAGTCGAAGGGCGCCAACGGCTCCCGCGGGCGCACCGCTGCCGCGGCGCTCAAGGAACTCGGAGAACACCCGGACGGAGGCGCGATCACCGTGCGCGACGGGCGGTTCGGCCCCTATGTCAACTGGGGCAAGGTCAACGCGACGCTGCCGAAGGGCAAGGATCCACAATCCGTGACCGTCGAAGAGGCGCTGGCGCTCATTGCCGAACGCGCGGCCAAGGGCGGTGCGACGAAAGGCAAGGCGACCAAGGCGAAGTCAACGACGGCAAAGACCACTAAGGCCGCTTCGAACGGCGCAACAAAAACCGCGAAGCCGAAGACCGCCGCCAAGGCGAAATCGAAAACGGCCGCGAAGGCCAAGAAGGACTGA
- the rnr gene encoding ribonuclease R encodes MTRIPRDPTERPGKGAVKKNGRAAKGAPAAERETIIHGAVPPRDVLMRFIAENPQQASKREIAKAFGLKGEARVELKALLRSLEEDGLVEKKRKSLVRPGGLPPVTVLDITIRDIDGELIGRPAEWLDDNGVAPAVLIKQSAVGKAKGKAPVGGLGDRVLAKIFPSKDRGGPAYTARIIKVLDKRKDAVLGVFRPTPGGGGRLMPIDKRGEEILVDPDFTGNAQDGDLVEVHLARIGRYGLPRAQVQNVIGSVASEKAISMIAIHAHGIPYVFSERVLKEAEAARPATMEHREDWRSLPLITIDPADAKDHDDAVYAEPDPLPDNPGGVVVTVAIADVSWYVQPKSALDLEALKRGNSVYFPDRVVPMLPERISNDLCSLKEGVDRPALAVRMRFSKEGRKAGHTFHRIMMRSAAKLSYNQAQAAIDGAPDDKTGAILETILKPLWEAHRILTRGRDRRQPLELNMPERKIILKPDGTVDRVFVPERLDAHKLIEEMMIQANVAAAETLEQKQQALIYRVHDQPSLAKQETLREFLATLDISLVKGGNMRSNHFNGVLSKAEGKPYETMVNEMVLRSQSQALYSPENIGHFGLNLMKYAHFTSPIRRYADLVVHRALVTALGLGSGGTTPQEGGALDDIAAEISTFERRAMAAERDTIDRLIAHHLNGRIGEEFDGRVSGVTKAGLFVTLPAYGADGFIPISTLGRDYYIYDEAHQALSGEKSGLGYRLGDPVRVKLEEAVPLAGALRFEMLSEGRKMPTATRSFHKAGRRDRPGARKRPGTRAPRGRR; translated from the coding sequence TTGACCAGAATCCCGCGCGACCCGACCGAACGGCCCGGAAAGGGCGCAGTCAAGAAGAACGGCCGGGCGGCCAAGGGGGCACCTGCCGCCGAAAGGGAGACGATCATTCACGGCGCCGTTCCGCCGCGCGATGTGCTGATGCGCTTCATCGCCGAGAACCCGCAGCAGGCCTCAAAGCGGGAAATCGCCAAGGCCTTCGGCCTGAAGGGAGAGGCACGCGTCGAACTGAAGGCATTGTTGCGCTCGCTGGAAGAGGACGGCCTGGTCGAGAAGAAGCGCAAATCGCTCGTTCGTCCGGGCGGTCTGCCGCCCGTCACGGTCCTCGACATCACAATACGTGACATCGATGGCGAATTGATCGGCCGACCGGCGGAGTGGCTGGACGACAACGGCGTCGCCCCCGCGGTCCTTATCAAGCAATCCGCTGTCGGCAAGGCGAAGGGCAAGGCACCCGTCGGCGGTCTCGGCGACCGTGTGCTGGCGAAGATATTTCCCTCGAAGGACCGCGGCGGTCCCGCCTATACGGCGCGCATCATCAAGGTCCTCGACAAGCGCAAGGATGCCGTACTCGGCGTCTTTCGCCCCACTCCTGGCGGCGGCGGGCGGCTGATGCCGATCGACAAGCGCGGCGAAGAGATCCTCGTCGACCCGGATTTCACCGGTAACGCTCAGGACGGCGATCTCGTGGAGGTGCATCTTGCCCGCATCGGGCGGTATGGCCTGCCGCGCGCACAGGTGCAGAACGTCATCGGCTCCGTTGCATCGGAGAAGGCGATCTCGATGATCGCCATCCACGCGCATGGGATTCCCTACGTCTTTTCCGAGCGGGTGCTGAAAGAGGCGGAGGCAGCACGGCCGGCGACCATGGAACACCGCGAGGACTGGCGCTCGCTGCCACTGATCACCATCGATCCGGCGGACGCCAAGGACCATGACGACGCCGTCTATGCGGAGCCCGATCCTTTACCCGACAATCCGGGTGGCGTGGTCGTCACTGTCGCGATTGCCGACGTCTCCTGGTATGTCCAGCCAAAGTCTGCACTCGACCTCGAAGCGTTGAAGCGCGGGAATTCGGTCTATTTTCCCGACCGTGTCGTGCCGATGCTGCCCGAGCGCATTTCCAACGATCTCTGCTCGCTGAAGGAAGGTGTCGACCGCCCCGCGCTCGCTGTCCGGATGCGGTTTTCGAAAGAGGGTCGCAAGGCCGGACACACGTTCCACCGCATCATGATGCGCAGCGCCGCCAAGCTTTCTTACAACCAGGCCCAGGCCGCAATCGACGGGGCGCCGGACGACAAGACCGGAGCGATCCTGGAAACGATCCTCAAGCCGCTCTGGGAGGCCCACCGCATACTCACGCGCGGACGCGACCGGCGCCAGCCGCTCGAACTCAACATGCCGGAGCGCAAGATCATCCTGAAGCCGGACGGCACCGTCGACCGCGTCTTCGTGCCGGAACGCCTCGACGCGCACAAGCTGATCGAGGAAATGATGATCCAGGCGAATGTCGCCGCGGCAGAGACGCTGGAACAGAAGCAGCAGGCGCTGATCTATCGCGTTCACGACCAGCCATCGCTTGCAAAGCAGGAGACGCTTCGCGAATTCCTGGCGACGCTCGACATCTCGCTCGTCAAGGGCGGCAACATGCGCTCGAACCATTTCAACGGCGTCCTGTCGAAGGCCGAGGGAAAACCCTACGAGACGATGGTCAACGAAATGGTGCTGCGCTCGCAAAGCCAGGCGCTCTACAGCCCGGAAAATATCGGGCATTTCGGCCTGAACCTGATGAAGTATGCACACTTCACCTCTCCTATCCGTCGCTATGCCGATCTGGTCGTGCATCGCGCCCTCGTCACCGCGCTCGGCCTCGGCTCGGGCGGCACGACGCCGCAAGAGGGAGGTGCGCTTGACGATATCGCCGCGGAGATTTCCACCTTCGAGCGGCGCGCGATGGCGGCCGAGCGCGATACGATCGATCGGTTGATCGCGCATCACCTGAACGGACGCATCGGCGAGGAATTCGACGGGCGCGTCTCGGGTGTCACCAAGGCGGGACTTTTTGTCACTCTTCCCGCCTATGGCGCCGACGGCTTTATCCCTATATCTACGCTCGGACGCGACTATTACATCTATGACGAGGCCCATCAGGCCCTGTCGGGCGAAAAATCCGGGCTCGGCTATCGCCTCGGAGATCCGGTGCGCGTCAAACTGGAAGAGGCCGTGCCGCTTGCCGGCGCGCTCCGCTTCGAGATGTTGAGCGAAGGGCGAAAGATGCCGACCGCAACACGCTCCTTCCACAAGGCCGGCCGTCGCGATCGACCCGGCGCGCGCAAGCGACCGGGAACGCGGGCACCGCGAGGCAGGCGATAG